Sequence from the Mixophyes fleayi isolate aMixFle1 chromosome 4, aMixFle1.hap1, whole genome shotgun sequence genome:
ACGGACTGTGCACACCAGCCAATTACAGCGCAGCCGGCAGTGTATATAAGAGACTTCTGCCGCCCTCTGTGGATAGTACTTTTCTATTTGTGTACTTGTAGTGAAGATGGCAGAAACCGCACCAGTCGCCGCTGAGTCTGTTCCTCTATCAGAGGGCGCCGGCAAGAAGAAGAGACAGCCGAAGAAACCCGCAGGAGGAGCCAAGAAGGGCCCCAAACCCTCTGGTCCTAAAGTGTCCGAGCTGATCCTGAAAGCCGTGTCCGCCTCCAAAGACCGCAGCGGGGTTTCTTATACCGCCCTGAAGAAGGCTCTGGCTGCCGGAGGTTACGATGTGGAAAAGAATAACACCCGCGTCAAACTGGCTGTGAAAGGTTTGGTGAGCCAGGAAACCCTCATCCAGGTGAAAGGCAGCGGCGCTTCCGGGTCCTTCAAGCTGAATaagaagcagctggagagcaaagGGAAGGCGGCCAAGAAGTCTGTGCAGCCCAAGAACCTGGCGGCAAAGAAAGTGACCAAATCCGCTAAGAAGCCCAAGAAAGCTCCGAGTGCGGCCAAGAGCCCGAAGAAGGTGAAGAAGCCAACGGCGTCTGCCGCAAAAAGCCCGAAGAAGGctgccaagagcccggctaagaaGGCGGCTAAGCCCAAAGCCGCCAAGAAAGCGGCTAAGCCCAAAGctgccaagagcccggctaagaaAGCGGCTAAACCTAAAGctgccaagagcccggctaaaaaGGCGGCTAAGCCCAAAGCTACCAGGAGTCCGGCTAAGAAAGCTGCGGCAAAGAAGTGATGGAAGAGCCGCAGCCTGATCTTTCTTAACTCCccccaaaggctcttttcagagccacccacccTCTCACGATAGAGCTGTATGCACACGATATGATCTATAAGGGGGAAACACGGGAGTGTGGGGTATGTATTAGGTAACCATATACGGTCTCCAGGCCTTACACTCAACCACATTTGCTGTCATAACCTTGGGTATTGCTGTGAAGAGGCAAATGTGACttcatagcaatattacagtaagTCTGCAAACTCATGCGCTGGTTATTACATCTAGACAAATGTATGTTTACTACATAGAAAAATCACCGTTTCCCCTGCAACACCTCCTGATTATCATTGTATATTGCAAACGCTGGTTGTTGCACTGCAGTGTATAACATGATTGTTCTGATTGCAGATAGgttcttcaagggtcactgacaTTCTCGGCAGTCTTAACCTTTTTGGAACTTTCAGATACGCAGGGTTCTCGCGACGCCAGCAGTCTTTCAATAGATTCTGTCCGGTATACCCACTGTCATAATGGAGAATATGCAAACTTTAACCCCTTGCATTACACCTGCCGGTAACAATCCTTCCTTGCACATTGTGATCAACTTTGGCACAAAGGATAAATAGCATTGCCGACAATACTTATGTCTCTTGGGGAATACGGTTTATTCACTCTTTTACTCATAGAAATGTAGCAAAAATATAATGCACAATAAATATTCACTTTGATACATTCAACTGTAACAAATAGAGTATCAGTAAATTCCTTAACCACAAGTGGAGAATTAAACAGATATCGGGACAACTAGAGGAGAGTTTCCCTCAGTGACCACATGAGGTGGCTCTTGGGTCAGATTAGTGTGGTTGCCAACTTCCAGTTTCTGATGTTTTCTAAGAAAGAGCCAAGAATTCAAAGCgcgtttataaattaaaaatgaacacAAGAAATACAAATTCTATGACATGttgtataataaatgttaatggACAAGGGTTATTACCACATTTATATTTACGTTTCTTTAAGTGCACCATATAGATCAACGTGTACACCTTAAGTATTCGCATCATTAAAAGTCCGAATAAACCATTCAGGAAATTGTTAAATGAAGTCCGGATGAAAAGCCAGATAATAGTCTGAAATCATTTGCTAGCAGCCTATTACAGTTACAGCACAAAACACAATAATTACAGCCCGATTGTAGAGAAAGTGGGTGGCTCTTAGAAGAGCCTTTGTGTTCATTTCGGGCGGAGAAGGGATAACTTGGCGCTGGTGCACTTGGTGACGGCCTTGGTGCCCTCGGACACGGCATGCTTGGCCAGCTCTCCCGGCAGCAGCAGGCGTACGGCGGTCTGGATCTCCCGGGAGGTGACGGTAGAGCGCTTGTTATAATGAGCCAGGCGGGAAGATTCCCCAGCGATGCGCTCAAAGATGTCATTAATAAAGGATGATGCCCATAGCCTTAGAGGAGATGCCGGTATCGGGGTGCACCTGCTTCAGTTCCTTGTACACGAAGATGGCGTAACTCCCCTTCCTGGTCTTCCTACGCTTCTTCCCATCTTTTTTCTGGGTCTTGGTCACCACTTTCTTGAAGGCTTTCTTAGACGCAGGCGCTGATTCTACAGGATCAGACATGATCGATTCACTCCttctacacactacagaataaaCAGTTTTAAACAGCTCCCAGATCTGCCATATTTATAGGCAAATGAATGCAAATGAGGAATCAAGCAATATTGGACAGACGTATCATGTGACGATCAGTACGTCCATAATTCCACCTTTCACTCTCTGATTGGTCTGTGCATGAACCTGAGCGGCATTGGTTATCTTGAAATGGACCAATCACGGAGGAAGAGCAAGTGATTTGATCTGCATGTTACCCTACAGAACCGACGTCCCtacaacacaaaggctcttctcAGAGCCACCCACTTTTTCCTGTAATAGCTGATTACAGCGCGGTTGTTTCCATTGCAGTTTATTTGTGTAATTTTACAGGCCATTATTTTACGTCTATACCGAGACCATGTATCAATCTAGATTTGTGAGCTTCCCGACAGAAAGGAGCTGTGCCGCGGGGAAGTTAATGTTTGGCTCGTGTCATTTTTATGCAATGTAAGAACTTAATGTTATAGAAAAAACCTGTAGCTAGAGTGGGTGCACGTGTTGTGTTCTTACCATAGACAAACTGTAAAGAACGGATGATCGGAGCACAGTATTTGAgtcgtgttttgtttttaagcGATGACATTTAGATACCACATAAACCGGTAAACAGCGGGTGTAATAGCCTCTTATAAAGTAACATACAGATCATGCCAGAGCTCGTTTAGAAGGatttggtggctctgaaaagagcctttgtgttatgTATATAGATGTACTATTATCTTATGCCCTCTCCCCGCGGATTCTGCGGGCCAGCTGGATGTCTTTGGGCATGATGGTCACCCTCTTGGCGTGGATGGCGCAGAGGTTGGTGTCCTCGAAGAGCCCCACCAGGTAAGCCTCGCTGGCCTCTTGCAGGGCCATGACTGCCGAGCTCTGGAAGCGCAGGTCGGTCTTGAAGTCCTGGGCAATCTCCCGCACCAGACGCTGGAAGGGCAGCTTGCGGATCAGCAGCTCAGTGGATTTCTGGTAGCGGCGGATCTCTCGGAGAGCAACAGTTCCTGGACGGTAACGATGCGGCTTCTTCACGCCGCCGGTAGCTGGGGCGCTCTTCCGGGCGGCTTTAGTTGCCAGCTGCTTGCGGGGAGCTTTCCCTCCAGTAGATTTGCGGGCGGTCTGCTTGGTCCTGGCCATTGTTCTACTACACGTATGTACTAGTAACTGAAGAAACATCCGTTAAAACACATCTATATATGCTCAGTCCTGCGCTATGATTGGATAGCTAAAGAATGATCCTGATTGGTTTACGATTTTTCGTAGCAAGTTTTCAAAAGCCCGCCAagaatttgtgtttattttttcattaattattCAATAACGTCTTTCATGTGAAAGAATATGAATTATCTTAACTAATTTATGAATTAGTATACCATCTTCTGTGCAAACAATTTAATGCCTTTAAATTTAGACAACTAAAAAGAACATATTTACTGCTTTACAATCTTTAAATTAGCTATAATGTTATATTACTAGTCCAAATCAGAGGACAAGATACTTACCCGACCAATTTTTTCCATATATTAGTCCCTTCCAGAACCACAATTCCATCCTTCATTTCATTTATAAAGCAagtacattttacatatataacacattacaacACAGGAACatacttaggggcacatttatcattaatcggcaaaagtgagaaatagttatcaatccttatcgcaaggataaggattgaactatttctcaaatttattaaaaagggaacacagaaacagcagttccgaaaaactgctgtttctgtgatagaaaaaatcacacttacccccctcttcggatgcgctgtttGGGGATCTCGttttcgttcctcttcttccttcaattgcgcatgtgcagtgcacatacgtacaaagtccccactctgtctctgcaactatcgttgcagagagagcgcgctgagtgacagggagggatcatgtgatccctccacacatgcgctgtccagctctgctcttcggagcagagctgacagcagtggatttcttcaattcggatgatgtacgccagtacattatcaagacaagttcccgaaatttttcttttttcgggacttgttagattgcggccaggagcagtcaccattctgttgaatggtgactgctcgcataAACgttcaggagtgcaaagcagcagatatccatgatatctgctgcaatgcacctttaataaatttgcggagggcacatcgggactttaattccacggtaagtgcacaatagtgcactaccgtgatttgttaaatatgccccttaatgtctttagttaaatgtataaaattaagtatttgtatcctctttttttgttgttaaacTTTCAGCATATATACGTAATTAATCCTTCACAAAACAAGTACATGAAGTTGCACAGGACCAACTCTTTTGCCCCATCCCTGATGCAGTATAGTTTGGTCTGACACACCGCTCACTCACTACTTATCCACCCAGCAAAGAACCGAATGTATGTACAAATTACACACAAACCTCCACATTTGGCTTCTTTCTTGTTTAATTATCTTAATGACTTGTTAAAAGTCTGAAAAGAAGGTTTAGCATGTCTCTAATAGAAAGTAAAACGTGATCTGGTCTTAAATTGTAATGATGGAGAACCAGTGCCCAACGGGATATGGGTAGGAATCTAAGTTTTAGGAAGAACATCAGTTTCAACCAATCTTATGATTTTTATTCCATAGCAActgatgttttttttgtgtgctttttaCTGATTATTATTAAAAGGTTTAAACTGCAAACAAGGGAACTTTTTTTCTGTAATCACTTCTCAGAAGCTGCAAATAATCACGTATAGAGGATCTGATGAAAAAAAACTAAGTTTTACGTATTCTATACCCCAAGCAAATGTTCACAAAGCAGATTATTTTGCAATGTAGGATAAGACATTGATGTAAATAGAGCGTACACGTTAGTGATCACATTTCATTAAATGCAAACCAGCCTTGTTACTCGTCTCTGGTGTCCTAACCTTAATTCTCTGAGTAGCGACTttgcctctgtaacactgtcagaTATGCTACGGACTGGGGACTTGTCTTCCACCAGTAACCAGCAGCTACAAAACAAATCAAGATTCCAACGTCTACAAAACGTGTGCTTGACTAGGACGTGGATGGGGGAATAATACAAGAGTAACTGAATTCCACCGGTTAAGGCTAAGGGATGTGTTATGGGGATCTATGGTTGGGCGGTTTAGTCTGCGTGGAATTCTGCATTAGGAAATTAACAGCATAATGTCACACACTACAAGCTAAATTAGGCACATTACATTGTTGATTTCCAAAAAGTCATTTAAAAATTTAATATTTCCAGTGCAATTCCTTTTCTTAGTTTTTCGGTAAAATTTTATATGTCAGCGATAGATACACAGCTTTCTGTAATATCCAGATTTACAAGTAGAGAAAGTCACCAGTCCAGATTCTGACAGTTCCTCCACTTCCTCCTTTTTGTGGATTTTCCAGGACAGCGGCACATGGCACCGGAGAACCATTGTTGATGCAGAGAGCAGATACTACTGAGGGAGAGATCCACTATGGACATTTACCTTATAGCAGATTTTCAGCAGCAAATCCTGTAGCGTGGCCTGTACTAAGAACCTGGCATCAGTTTTCCAGCCTCCCGTGCATATACTGTTACAGGATACAATTACTGGATCAATCATATTGTTAGTCCATAAACACTACAGTTCTTTCTTCTGTTGAGAGCAACAATGTGTTAATATATTCAAATCGGTCAGGCTCTTTGTTTTATTACATCCACATCATCTGGCGTAAGCTGCACTGGCTCACTGGTAAACTGAGTGTCAAAGTTCTCCAACCCATAATCATCTGTGATCTGAAGCTTGAAGGGAGGAACAACCTACTTTTTCTCCAGCATATTTCCATACTCTTCTCCTCTGAGGATTTCAGGAGAAATGTAAGTTGGTGATCACAGAAAGTGCTAGTTGTGTCTCCTGGCCCTAGGCCCTCCTTACACAAGCCGTAATCAGTTAGCTTGATGTGATCCAATAATTTGTATTTAGTACTTTGTTTTAAATCTAATAAGCGAGATGGCAGGATCACAAATGAAATTAGTTAcaataagcaacatttttatgtttCAGTCATAATTACATTAGAATTGAATCAAGAAGAATTTTCTAAGAAATAAGAAGTAGATACACATACTTACCATATGGTGGTGATATCGCATCACATACTGCAATTTAGTACTAAGCTCCAAACATTCTACAAAGAGAGTTTCTGAAACAAAGTCTTCACATACACAGGAAATATACACTTCCCGTGACTTGGTATCTCCATACATATTTTCATATAGCATCCCTTATTGATAATGATATAATCATTTGTTTTAAATGATCAATCTCATTTGACGGTCTCAAATAGGTTGTCTCTGTTTATTTAATGTACTGTAAGAGGATAATAAAATATGATGTCCGGAGAGCAGGGTGCCAGGCACCTTGAAAAGTAAAGGTACAGCCCACTTGTCATCCTCTCTCTCTTAagtagttatatattttattcagtgaAATAGTTTCAAATGTGTTTTAAGCGTCGCAATTTACAGTACTTAAaagttttcctgtgtgttctttatGTAAAAGTAGGAAGACATTGGACTCAGTCCCAACCTCTCTGACAGAGGAGCAGAACATGTTGTTCTGCAGTCAGGTCATTGCTCCATGTGACTTTGTGGATATTGCCCCTATAGGGTGAGTTGTTTAGTTGGCTTAGGTG
This genomic interval carries:
- the LOC142149833 gene encoding histone H1-like; protein product: MAETAPVAAESVPLSEGAGKKKRQPKKPAGGAKKGPKPSGPKVSELILKAVSASKDRSGVSYTALKKALAAGGYDVEKNNTRVKLAVKGLVSQETLIQVKGSGASGSFKLNKKQLESKGKAAKKSVQPKNLAAKKVTKSAKKPKKAPSAAKSPKKVKKPTASAAKSPKKAAKSPAKKAAKPKAAKKAAKPKAAKSPAKKAAKPKAAKSPAKKAAKPKATRSPAKKAAAKK